In Persicimonas caeni, a single window of DNA contains:
- a CDS encoding Ig-like domain-containing alpha-2-macroglobulin family protein yields MTRITPLLVAALLITSCALTSCSQSPSLSSPEEDPSAYSAFPSTGGALQSSSDESSGEESEALEVVMKRPTDEVTSSSVVTVSFNQAMVEPSVGEVEADAPIFQIEPKLAGTYHWMGSRTAVFHPKEELPKATHFKVTVPAGTESLDGNALAQDYTFGFRTPFLQVSRVRSHPDYRKLRPEGEIRVFLNLEVDPEDFEEAVTLEEDGVEIAKVVEGRETKGYYGKDSYAIKRPGGFRLGSRYHLRIDGSLTPKGGNATLSEGIEQKVASMSPSRRRSAEKNYRGGDYHAQFDAYGHFQVDRVRCGWRDCDSHSSWRVEFSNPLDKEDVEECVSVSGGAKLSSVSASRDTLYINPSNVKGGKTYKLRVDRGCKDIFGNTLAATRTYSIEVDYPSPMISVENGLRILEVAKGSEAPAIPVTLRNAKNATVRMYEVPEDQLAYVSANLYDVTKQTGKPFKGRLGSGTQYKIGTNLRTGQTKSYAIDLGRELGNKPIGAVYFDVDSPDVQVSYGNSIRQGLVVVTDLGITIKEAGDENLVWVTGLSDGKPVADAKVSLWAANGKRLWTGKTDEQGLVTTPAGETIDSNSVVALTAKKGADTSLIDLDSWRGTVWPYRFRLDYREQRESMYTRNFIFTERGVYRTGETVHVKGYMRLEKDGELQKMPAERAVVTVANSRGENVAREEVELSKLGGYSLDVKLPDNAALGTYSVSVAPIDPDVSKQLATGRGGSFRVEAYRTPEFEVLVEPENDEMIVGRDAKATVRGRYLFGAPMRNNQAYWTARRSRARFEPQNFKEYNFNANRWRYWWYYDSSSSRHLSSASGKLDDEGALEAAFEVPEDEDFSGPQEIVIEAEVTDVNRQRSSGRATIRVHPGEYYVGVKQPNYLVKAGESISPKAVAVDYDGKALSGKPVQMRVLRREWKSVKKKSAGGGYTWVTEHEDKEVGACKLTSGAAPKGCDFKIDGSGSYVVEVKSTDGLGNELVSTAPFYAYGGDGYWWGRSDDERIDLIADKKEYEVGDTAKIMVQSPFEEAHALVTVERGGVLERFTTAIDGTSSVVEVPITPKMQPNAYVSVSLVRGRVALSADERQRAKDEGADLGRPAFKIGYVELTVDHSERQLDVAVAPDSLEYRPGGLVRADISVRDHEGRPTAGEVTFMAVDQGVLSLTGYKTPNPVDAFFKERPLGVKNRDSRLMLTTRAELEKKKELAADKSAEGGDGSGMAMNYRSEFATTATYRAKIDVDDSGQATVEFRLPENLTAYRLMAVAVAEGNRFGSGDKRVEVNKPLMARPALPRFASTGDKFEARVVVQSMVETAGKVSVDVEIDGPLELTGDKTKTITLPAGAAKEVAFPVTAGVPGAAKVRFAVRGQGELAGEDAVELELPVRYPAAEQSFVETGTVTMDSSWSQADVRRRLELPKGIRKDVGGLEIELSSSALGELLPGLEYLVDYPYGCAEQTTGRTLPLVSMRDTVGDLELPGLRSDDIGKFAQSGLDRLLNMQTRDGGLGYWPGASSAHPWTTTYGGLALVRAKKLGDYDINADRYSKLLGYLSNLLRGKVSMSSHWHREAVLTTQAFASWVLAEAGEPQPSYHTRLADQRHLMPRFAQALLALAIHESGDSPEVRDALMDDLLSSVVEKNGIAHLTDKKPSERHWWMIWHSRTRADAMTLLALLRIRPNDPLIPKFAQGLLQTRQRGRWQNTQDTAFAVMALSEYFERAEAITPDYRALVGVGDTEFAREEFTKAELRPRRIFIPMEELAKRDGKLLTIARRGAGGPMYYTATLTYVQDEPPTTGFDGGFHLQRDYVAADGDNAGEPLDKVRPGQVVKVQLTLTVPEERSFVAVEDPLPAGFEPINTDFKTTSTNLDEALGSSDRGRWYWWSWYWWARFDHTEQHDDKVLLFANRMRPGVYKHAYLARATTPGTFTAPAARAEAMYEPALYGRSDAKAVEIR; encoded by the coding sequence ATGACCCGCATCACCCCTCTCCTCGTCGCCGCGCTCCTTATCACGTCCTGCGCGCTCACGTCCTGCTCGCAATCGCCGAGCCTCTCGTCGCCCGAGGAGGATCCGAGCGCCTACAGCGCGTTTCCGAGCACCGGCGGCGCCCTCCAGTCTTCCAGCGACGAGTCGTCGGGCGAAGAGAGTGAGGCGCTCGAGGTCGTCATGAAGCGGCCGACCGACGAGGTCACCAGCTCGTCGGTGGTCACCGTCTCGTTCAATCAGGCGATGGTCGAGCCGAGCGTGGGCGAGGTCGAGGCGGACGCGCCCATCTTCCAGATCGAGCCGAAGCTCGCCGGCACCTACCACTGGATGGGCTCGCGCACCGCGGTGTTCCATCCCAAAGAAGAATTGCCGAAGGCGACTCATTTCAAGGTCACCGTTCCGGCCGGCACCGAGAGCCTCGACGGCAACGCGCTCGCCCAGGACTACACCTTCGGGTTTCGCACGCCCTTTTTGCAGGTCAGCCGCGTGCGCTCCCACCCCGATTACCGCAAGCTTCGCCCCGAAGGCGAGATTCGCGTCTTCTTGAACCTCGAGGTCGACCCCGAGGACTTCGAGGAGGCGGTCACGCTCGAAGAGGACGGCGTCGAGATCGCCAAGGTCGTCGAAGGGCGTGAAACCAAGGGCTACTACGGTAAAGATAGCTACGCCATCAAACGCCCGGGCGGCTTCCGGCTCGGGTCGCGCTATCACCTGCGCATCGACGGCTCGCTGACGCCCAAAGGGGGCAACGCGACGCTGTCGGAGGGCATCGAGCAGAAGGTCGCGTCGATGAGTCCCAGCCGGCGCCGCTCGGCCGAAAAGAACTACCGAGGGGGCGACTACCACGCCCAGTTCGACGCCTACGGCCACTTCCAGGTCGACCGCGTGCGCTGCGGGTGGCGCGACTGTGACTCCCACTCGTCTTGGCGCGTCGAGTTCTCCAACCCGCTCGACAAGGAAGACGTCGAGGAGTGCGTCTCGGTGAGCGGCGGCGCCAAGCTGTCGAGCGTGAGCGCCTCGCGCGACACGCTCTACATCAACCCGAGCAACGTCAAAGGCGGCAAGACCTACAAGCTTCGCGTCGACCGCGGCTGCAAGGACATCTTCGGCAACACGCTCGCCGCCACGCGCACCTACAGCATCGAGGTCGACTACCCCAGTCCGATGATCAGCGTCGAGAACGGCCTGCGCATCCTCGAGGTGGCCAAGGGCTCGGAGGCCCCGGCGATCCCGGTGACCCTGCGCAACGCCAAGAACGCCACGGTGCGCATGTACGAGGTGCCCGAGGACCAGCTCGCCTACGTCTCGGCGAACCTGTACGACGTCACCAAACAGACCGGAAAGCCCTTCAAGGGGCGCCTGGGCAGCGGCACTCAATACAAGATCGGCACCAACCTGCGCACCGGGCAGACGAAGAGCTACGCCATCGATCTGGGCCGCGAGCTCGGCAACAAGCCCATCGGCGCGGTCTACTTCGACGTCGACTCGCCCGACGTGCAAGTCAGCTACGGCAACAGCATTCGACAGGGCCTCGTGGTCGTGACCGACTTGGGCATCACCATCAAGGAGGCCGGCGACGAGAACCTGGTCTGGGTGACCGGACTCTCCGACGGCAAGCCCGTCGCCGACGCCAAGGTCTCGCTGTGGGCGGCCAACGGAAAGCGCCTGTGGACCGGCAAGACCGACGAGCAGGGACTCGTCACCACGCCCGCCGGCGAAACGATCGACAGCAACTCGGTGGTCGCGCTGACCGCCAAAAAAGGCGCCGACACGAGCCTCATCGACCTCGACAGCTGGCGCGGCACGGTCTGGCCGTACCGCTTCCGCCTCGACTACCGCGAGCAGCGCGAGTCGATGTACACGCGCAACTTCATCTTCACCGAGCGCGGCGTCTACCGCACCGGCGAGACGGTGCACGTCAAAGGCTATATGCGCCTGGAGAAGGACGGTGAGCTCCAAAAGATGCCCGCCGAGCGCGCGGTCGTCACCGTGGCGAACTCGCGCGGCGAGAACGTCGCTCGCGAAGAGGTCGAGCTGTCGAAGCTCGGTGGCTACTCGCTCGACGTGAAGCTTCCCGACAACGCCGCTCTGGGCACCTACTCGGTGAGCGTCGCTCCCATCGACCCCGACGTGAGCAAGCAGCTCGCCACGGGCCGGGGCGGCTCGTTCAGGGTCGAGGCGTATCGCACGCCCGAGTTCGAGGTGCTCGTCGAGCCCGAGAACGACGAGATGATCGTCGGCCGCGACGCCAAGGCGACCGTGCGCGGCCGCTACCTGTTCGGCGCGCCCATGCGCAACAACCAGGCCTACTGGACCGCCCGACGCTCGCGCGCCCGCTTCGAGCCGCAGAACTTCAAGGAGTACAACTTCAACGCCAACCGCTGGCGCTACTGGTGGTATTACGACTCGTCGAGCTCGCGCCACCTGTCGAGCGCCTCGGGCAAGCTCGACGACGAGGGCGCGCTCGAAGCCGCCTTCGAAGTGCCGGAAGACGAGGACTTCTCCGGCCCGCAAGAGATCGTCATCGAGGCCGAGGTCACCGACGTCAACCGCCAGCGCTCGAGCGGACGGGCGACGATTCGCGTGCACCCCGGCGAATACTACGTGGGCGTCAAACAGCCCAATTATCTGGTCAAAGCCGGCGAGTCGATCTCGCCGAAAGCCGTCGCCGTCGACTACGACGGCAAGGCGCTCAGCGGCAAGCCCGTGCAAATGCGCGTGCTGCGCCGTGAGTGGAAGTCGGTCAAGAAGAAGTCGGCCGGCGGCGGGTATACCTGGGTCACCGAGCACGAAGACAAAGAGGTCGGCGCCTGCAAGCTGACCAGCGGCGCGGCCCCCAAAGGCTGCGACTTCAAGATCGACGGGTCGGGCTCCTACGTCGTCGAGGTCAAATCGACCGACGGCCTCGGCAACGAGCTCGTGAGCACCGCGCCCTTCTACGCGTACGGCGGCGACGGCTACTGGTGGGGCCGCTCGGACGACGAGCGCATCGACCTGATCGCCGACAAGAAGGAGTACGAGGTCGGCGACACCGCCAAGATCATGGTGCAGTCGCCCTTCGAAGAGGCGCACGCGCTGGTCACCGTCGAGCGCGGCGGCGTCCTCGAGCGATTCACCACCGCCATCGACGGCACGAGCAGCGTGGTCGAGGTGCCCATCACCCCCAAGATGCAGCCCAACGCGTACGTGTCGGTCTCGCTGGTGCGCGGCCGCGTCGCCCTGAGCGCGGACGAGCGCCAACGCGCCAAAGACGAGGGCGCCGACCTCGGCCGCCCCGCCTTCAAGATCGGCTACGTCGAGCTGACCGTCGACCACAGCGAGCGCCAGCTCGACGTCGCGGTCGCCCCCGACAGCCTCGAGTACCGCCCCGGCGGGCTCGTGCGCGCCGATATCAGCGTGCGCGACCACGAAGGCCGGCCCACCGCCGGCGAAGTCACCTTCATGGCCGTCGACCAGGGCGTGCTCAGCCTGACCGGCTACAAGACGCCCAACCCGGTCGACGCCTTCTTCAAAGAGCGCCCGCTCGGGGTCAAAAACCGCGACTCGCGCCTGATGCTGACCACCCGCGCCGAGCTCGAGAAGAAGAAAGAGCTCGCCGCCGACAAGTCCGCCGAGGGCGGCGACGGGTCGGGCATGGCGATGAATTACCGCTCCGAGTTCGCCACCACCGCGACTTATCGCGCCAAGATCGACGTCGACGACAGTGGCCAGGCGACCGTCGAGTTCCGCCTGCCCGAGAACCTGACCGCCTACAGGCTCATGGCCGTGGCCGTGGCCGAGGGCAACCGCTTCGGCTCGGGCGACAAGCGCGTCGAGGTCAACAAGCCCTTGATGGCTCGCCCCGCCCTGCCCCGCTTCGCCTCGACGGGCGACAAATTCGAGGCGCGCGTGGTCGTCCAGTCGATGGTCGAGACCGCCGGCAAAGTGAGCGTCGACGTCGAGATCGACGGGCCGCTTGAGCTCACCGGCGACAAGACGAAGACGATCACGCTGCCCGCCGGCGCGGCCAAAGAGGTCGCCTTCCCGGTGACCGCCGGCGTGCCCGGCGCCGCCAAGGTGCGCTTCGCCGTGCGCGGCCAGGGCGAGCTCGCAGGCGAGGACGCCGTCGAGCTCGAGCTTCCGGTGCGCTACCCCGCCGCCGAGCAATCCTTCGTCGAAACGGGCACCGTCACGATGGACTCGAGCTGGTCGCAAGCCGACGTACGCCGCCGCCTCGAGCTCCCCAAAGGCATCCGCAAGGACGTCGGCGGCCTCGAGATCGAGCTGTCGTCGAGCGCGCTCGGCGAGCTGCTGCCGGGCCTCGAATACCTGGTCGACTACCCGTACGGCTGCGCCGAGCAGACCACCGGGCGCACGCTCCCGCTGGTGTCGATGCGCGACACCGTCGGCGACCTCGAGCTGCCCGGCCTGCGGAGCGACGATATCGGCAAGTTCGCCCAGTCGGGCCTCGACCGCTTGTTGAATATGCAGACCCGCGACGGCGGCCTGGGCTACTGGCCCGGGGCGAGCTCGGCGCACCCGTGGACGACGACCTATGGCGGTCTGGCGCTCGTGCGCGCCAAGAAGCTCGGCGACTACGACATCAACGCCGACCGCTACTCCAAGCTGCTCGGCTACCTGAGCAACCTGCTGCGCGGCAAAGTCTCGATGAGCAGCCACTGGCACCGCGAGGCGGTCCTCACCACCCAGGCCTTCGCCAGCTGGGTCCTCGCCGAAGCCGGCGAGCCGCAGCCGAGCTACCACACCCGACTGGCAGACCAGCGCCACCTGATGCCGCGCTTCGCCCAGGCGCTGCTCGCCCTGGCGATCCACGAGTCGGGCGACAGCCCCGAGGTGCGCGACGCGCTCATGGACGACTTGCTGAGCAGCGTGGTCGAGAAGAACGGCATCGCGCATCTGACCGACAAGAAGCCGAGCGAGCGTCACTGGTGGATGATCTGGCACTCGCGCACCCGCGCCGACGCGATGACGCTGCTGGCGCTGCTTCGCATTCGCCCAAACGACCCGCTCATCCCCAAATTCGCCCAAGGCCTCCTGCAGACGCGCCAACGCGGCCGCTGGCAGAACACCCAGGACACCGCCTTTGCGGTCATGGCGCTCAGCGAGTACTTCGAGCGCGCCGAGGCGATCACGCCCGACTACCGCGCGCTCGTCGGCGTCGGTGACACCGAGTTCGCCCGCGAGGAGTTCACCAAGGCCGAGCTTCGCCCGCGGCGCATCTTCATCCCCATGGAAGAACTCGCCAAGCGCGACGGCAAGCTGCTGACCATCGCCCGACGCGGCGCCGGCGGCCCGATGTACTACACCGCCACGCTCACCTACGTGCAGGACGAGCCGCCCACGACCGGCTTCGACGGCGGCTTCCACCTGCAGCGCGACTACGTCGCCGCCGACGGCGACAACGCCGGCGAACCCCTCGACAAGGTGCGCCCCGGCCAGGTCGTCAAAGTGCAGCTGACGCTGACGGTGCCCGAAGAACGCAGCTTCGTGGCCGTCGAGGACCCGCTGCCTGCGGGCTTCGAGCCGATCAACACCGACTTCAAGACCACCTCGACGAACCTCGACGAGGCGCTCGGCTCGAGCGACCGCGGGCGTTGGTATTGGTGGTCCTGGTACTGGTGGGCGCGCTTCGACCACACCGAGCAGCACGACGACAAGGTGCTCCTATTCGCCAACCGCATGCGACCGGGCGTCTACAAGCACGCCTACCTGGCCCGGGCGACCACGCCGGGGACGTTCACCGCGCCGGCGGCGCGGGCGGAAGCAATGTACGAGCCGGCACTATACGGTCGTTCCGATGCGAAGGCCGTGGAGATTCGTTGA
- a CDS encoding ATP-binding protein: MTGSTGNAAPLSKPVIKLVRQAVLDFVLIEPGDRIAVGLSGGKDSLMLAAALGELSRHGDLDFEMQPIHLDQNQPGFDRDGFNAALDRLGLGCEVIDEDTHSVVQSKLEPGQIPCALCSRMRRGILNEFCVANGFNKLALGHHLDDAVETFFLNLFYGRRLEPLKPATPTEDGAVTTIRPLILVEERKIEAWVDEHNVPTVPCPVCDAFPELKRRDLKELLSEFAKMQPDMHASVRTALYES, encoded by the coding sequence ATGACAGGCTCAACCGGCAACGCCGCTCCTTTGAGCAAGCCGGTGATCAAGCTGGTGCGCCAGGCGGTGCTCGACTTCGTGCTCATCGAGCCGGGCGACCGCATCGCGGTGGGGTTGTCGGGCGGCAAGGACTCGCTCATGCTGGCCGCGGCGCTCGGTGAGCTGTCGCGCCACGGCGACCTCGACTTCGAGATGCAGCCCATCCACCTCGACCAGAACCAGCCCGGCTTCGACCGCGACGGCTTCAACGCCGCGCTCGATCGCCTGGGGCTTGGCTGCGAGGTCATCGACGAGGACACCCACTCGGTCGTCCAGTCGAAGCTCGAGCCGGGCCAGATCCCGTGCGCCCTGTGCAGCCGGATGCGCCGGGGCATCCTCAACGAGTTCTGCGTGGCCAACGGCTTCAACAAGCTCGCCCTAGGCCATCACCTCGACGACGCCGTCGAGACGTTCTTCTTGAACCTGTTCTACGGACGCAGGCTCGAGCCGCTCAAGCCGGCCACGCCCACCGAGGACGGCGCGGTGACGACCATTCGCCCGTTGATCCTCGTCGAGGAGCGAAAGATCGAGGCGTGGGTCGACGAGCACAACGTGCCCACGGTGCCCTGTCCGGTCTGTGACGCGTTCCCCGAGTTGAAACGACGTGACCTCAAGGAGTTGTTGTCGGAGTTTGCCAAGATGCAGCCCGACATGCATGCTTCGGTACGTACCGCCCTTTACGAGAGCTGA
- a CDS encoding TlpA family protein disulfide reductase, with amino-acid sequence MARFTLICFLFVALLIPASAFAEVGPGDKPTYTATTLDGEKVSSTELRGKVVLVDFWATWCAPCKESFPFYSKLAKEYEDDLVVLAVSLDGSRKEARKFMEGKGYAFTVAWHPKHPVVKTFGPSIFPTSYLIDRNGVVRHVHTGFDDETRKQTENEVKALVGQ; translated from the coding sequence ATGGCGCGCTTTACGCTCATTTGCTTTCTCTTCGTCGCGCTGCTGATCCCGGCGAGCGCTTTTGCCGAGGTCGGCCCGGGCGACAAGCCCACCTACACGGCGACCACGCTCGACGGCGAGAAGGTCTCGTCGACCGAGCTTCGCGGCAAGGTCGTGCTGGTCGACTTCTGGGCGACCTGGTGCGCGCCGTGCAAAGAGTCGTTTCCGTTCTACTCGAAGCTCGCCAAAGAGTACGAAGACGACCTGGTGGTGCTGGCCGTCAGCCTCGACGGCTCGCGCAAAGAGGCGCGGAAGTTCATGGAGGGCAAAGGTTACGCGTTTACGGTTGCTTGGCACCCGAAGCATCCGGTGGTCAAGACGTTCGGCCCGTCGATCTTTCCGACCTCGTATTTGATCGACCGCAACGGCGTGGTGCGCCACGTGCACACGGGATTCGACGACGAGACGCGCAAGCAGACCGAAAACGAGGTCAAGGCGCTCGTCGGCCAATGA
- a CDS encoding acyl-CoA thioesterase yields MTDTLQELLADYPVTATFPIAWGDMDAFQHVNNTRYFRYFEDARIAYFDEAGISGVSGMPSGIGPILASTSCRFKAPLTFPDTIAVGARVIELGEDRFTVEHAVASEKLGRIAAIGQALVVSFDYSAQTKAPVPDAWRQAIEKMEGRTFG; encoded by the coding sequence ATGACCGACACACTCCAAGAACTCCTCGCCGACTACCCCGTCACCGCCACGTTCCCCATCGCTTGGGGCGACATGGACGCCTTCCAGCACGTCAACAATACGCGCTATTTTCGCTACTTCGAAGACGCGCGTATCGCCTATTTCGACGAGGCCGGCATCTCCGGGGTCTCCGGGATGCCCAGCGGCATCGGGCCGATTTTGGCGTCGACCTCGTGTCGGTTCAAGGCTCCGCTGACCTTTCCCGACACCATCGCGGTGGGCGCGCGCGTCATCGAGCTGGGCGAGGATCGCTTCACCGTCGAGCACGCCGTGGCCAGCGAGAAGCTCGGGCGCATCGCGGCCATCGGCCAAGCGTTGGTCGTCTCGTTCGACTACAGCGCCCAGACCAAGGCGCCGGTGCCCGACGCGTGGCGCCAGGCCATCGAGAAGATGGAAGGTCGGACGTTCGGTTGA
- the sthA gene encoding Si-specific NAD(P)(+) transhydrogenase, with the protein MKLKHYDVVVIGSGPAGEGAAMTAAKSGKKVAIVDRESEIGGGCVHWGTIPSKVLRHAIQRYDEFRNNPLFQTAIKYLDIEYPDLLRAAKDVVAKQVKLRRGFYERNDVRMVDGFASFIDPHTVEVTSSEGIKEKISGDHFVIAVGTSPWRPADIDFSHPRVLDSNTVLQLDETPGSITIYGAGVIGCEYASILRNLGCKLDLVNTRDKLLSFLDDEIIDALSYHLRDQGAILRHNEQYEKVEPRNDCVILHLKSGKRVRSDYLLWAQGRTGNTDGLGLEEVGCQVNSRKQIDVNEYYQTCVEHIYAVGDVVGFPGLASASYDQGRFAATHIVKGEHDRRLVEHIPAGIYTSPEISSVGPTERELTERQVPYEVGHALFRSLARAQIVNCPVGMLKILFHRETFEILGIHCFGYQAAEIVHIGQAIMSQSGTANDIRYFTDTTFNYPTMAEAYRVAALNGINRVKGR; encoded by the coding sequence ATCAAGTTGAAACATTACGATGTAGTCGTCATCGGAAGTGGGCCCGCCGGAGAGGGCGCGGCCATGACCGCCGCTAAGAGCGGCAAAAAGGTTGCCATCGTCGACCGTGAGTCGGAGATCGGCGGCGGATGTGTGCACTGGGGGACCATCCCCAGCAAGGTGCTTCGTCACGCCATCCAGCGCTACGATGAGTTCCGCAACAACCCGCTGTTCCAGACCGCTATCAAGTATCTGGACATCGAGTACCCCGACCTGCTGCGCGCGGCCAAGGACGTGGTCGCCAAGCAGGTCAAGCTGCGTCGGGGCTTCTACGAGCGCAACGACGTGCGCATGGTCGACGGCTTCGCCAGCTTTATCGACCCGCACACCGTCGAGGTGACCAGCTCGGAGGGGATCAAAGAGAAGATCAGCGGTGACCACTTCGTCATCGCCGTGGGCACCAGCCCCTGGCGGCCGGCCGACATCGACTTCAGCCACCCGCGCGTGCTCGACTCGAACACGGTGCTCCAGCTCGATGAGACCCCCGGCTCGATCACCATCTACGGCGCCGGCGTCATCGGCTGCGAATACGCCTCGATCTTGCGCAACCTGGGCTGCAAGCTCGATCTGGTGAACACCCGCGACAAGCTGCTGTCGTTCCTCGACGACGAGATCATCGACGCGCTCAGCTACCACCTGCGCGACCAGGGCGCGATCCTGCGGCACAACGAGCAATACGAGAAGGTCGAGCCCCGAAACGACTGCGTCATCTTGCACCTCAAGTCGGGCAAGCGCGTGCGCAGCGACTACTTGCTGTGGGCGCAGGGGCGCACCGGCAACACCGACGGGCTGGGCCTCGAAGAGGTCGGCTGCCAGGTCAACTCCCGCAAGCAGATCGACGTCAACGAGTACTACCAGACCTGCGTCGAGCACATCTACGCGGTCGGCGACGTGGTCGGCTTCCCCGGGCTGGCCAGCGCCAGCTACGACCAGGGACGCTTTGCGGCCACCCACATCGTCAAGGGCGAGCACGACCGGCGCCTCGTCGAGCATATCCCGGCGGGCATCTACACCAGCCCCGAGATCAGCAGCGTGGGGCCCACCGAGCGCGAACTCACCGAGCGTCAGGTCCCCTACGAAGTCGGCCACGCGCTGTTCCGCAGCCTGGCCCGCGCCCAGATCGTCAACTGCCCGGTCGGCATGCTCAAGATCTTGTTCCACCGCGAGACCTTCGAGATCTTGGGCATCCACTGCTTCGGCTACCAGGCCGCCGAGATCGTCCACATCGGCCAGGCGATCATGTCGCAGTCGGGAACGGCCAACGACATCCGCTACTTCACCGACACGACCTTCAACTACCCGACCATGGCTGAGGCCTACCGAGTTGCTGCGCTCAACGGGATCAACCGCGTCAAAGGACGTTGA
- a CDS encoding serine/threonine protein kinase, producing the protein MATTSDNPSGGDGGYLGRILDERYRLDEVIGAGAIGKVYAGTQLAVDRTVAIKLLHPAIRDRELSKERFLREAKAVARMNHSSCLTLFDFGSDDELGCFYMVTEFVEGRTLADEMRDGRLSLEQIFHVLYQVTTALQHAHERGILHRDLKPENIMLVAGDGGYSSVKVLDFGLARIREEAAPSEGGEKGNAGSVDDSRLTNFGEINGTPAYMSPEQCRGDLNLTPACDYYSLGVLAYELIEGRLPYESSVVQRLLSMHMNDPIPEMKSGRAPDEVEAMVYRMLAKKPAHRLQSADEILEILRPYVALEPSQEFSMASLDRYKRDASASQDALETKTAPVAQSGEQTLVNYDQADTPLPQAQLPIEDRKTLALDSDERASHDSAFGTMLAADAASAAASEDGDSTEAADGPGRAGVVALAVGFVVAAVAGVLWFADTTPSEPAKAEPQEQVDRARPATPSEDDEPSLTATDESSQASDGVKAAAEEEGDDKQEAEADEAKTTIAADKPGRAKQAEERGKPRPTPRPDDKKKRPRKLELTY; encoded by the coding sequence ATGGCGACAACGTCCGACAATCCATCAGGTGGCGACGGGGGCTACCTGGGCAGGATCCTCGACGAGCGCTATCGTCTCGACGAGGTGATCGGCGCCGGGGCCATCGGCAAGGTCTATGCGGGCACCCAGCTCGCGGTCGACCGCACCGTGGCCATCAAGCTGTTGCACCCGGCGATTCGCGACCGCGAACTGAGCAAAGAGCGCTTCTTGCGCGAGGCCAAGGCGGTCGCGCGTATGAACCACAGCAGTTGCCTGACGCTGTTCGACTTCGGCTCCGACGACGAGCTCGGCTGCTTCTATATGGTCACCGAGTTCGTCGAGGGACGCACTTTGGCCGACGAGATGCGCGACGGCCGCCTGTCGCTCGAGCAGATCTTCCACGTGCTCTACCAGGTGACCACCGCGCTGCAGCACGCCCACGAGCGCGGCATCTTGCACCGCGATCTCAAGCCCGAAAATATCATGCTCGTCGCCGGCGATGGCGGCTACTCGAGCGTCAAGGTCCTCGACTTCGGCCTGGCGCGCATCCGCGAGGAGGCCGCCCCGTCCGAAGGCGGCGAGAAGGGCAACGCAGGCTCGGTCGACGACTCGCGGCTGACCAACTTCGGCGAGATCAACGGCACGCCCGCCTACATGAGCCCCGAGCAGTGCCGCGGCGACCTGAACCTGACCCCCGCGTGCGACTACTACTCGCTGGGCGTGCTCGCCTACGAACTCATCGAGGGGCGGCTTCCCTACGAGTCGAGCGTGGTCCAACGGCTGCTCTCCATGCACATGAACGACCCCATCCCCGAGATGAAGTCGGGCAGGGCGCCCGACGAGGTCGAGGCGATGGTCTACCGGATGTTGGCCAAAAAGCCGGCCCACCGGCTGCAATCGGCCGACGAAATCCTCGAGATTTTGAGGCCTTATGTCGCCCTCGAGCCGAGCCAAGAGTTCTCGATGGCGAGCCTCGATCGCTACAAGCGCGATGCTTCCGCCTCGCAGGACGCCCTCGAGACCAAGACCGCTCCGGTGGCGCAGTCGGGAGAGCAGACCTTGGTCAACTACGACCAGGCCGATACGCCCCTGCCGCAGGCACAGCTCCCGATCGAGGACCGTAAAACCTTGGCGCTCGACTCGGACGAGCGCGCCAGTCACGACAGCGCCTTTGGTACGATGCTCGCCGCAGACGCCGCCTCGGCGGCGGCGAGCGAGGACGGCGACTCGACCGAGGCCGCCGACGGACCGGGTCGTGCCGGTGTGGTGGCGCTCGCCGTCGGATTCGTGGTCGCGGCGGTCGCCGGCGTCTTGTGGTTCGCTGATACGACGCCCTCGGAGCCCGCGAAAGCCGAGCCGCAAGAGCAGGTCGATCGTGCACGTCCCGCCACGCCCTCCGAAGACGACGAGCCGAGCTTGACGGCCACGGATGAATCGTCCCAGGCCTCCGACGGGGTGAAAGCAGCCGCCGAAGAGGAAGGCGACGACAAGCAAGAAGCAGAGGCCGACGAGGCGAAGACGACGATCGCCGCCGACAAGCCCGGCCGCGCCAAGCAGGCCGAAGAGCGCGGCAAGCCTCGGCCGACGCCGCGGCCCGATGACAAGAAGAAGCGGCCACGTAAGCTCGAGCTGACCTACTAG